The proteins below are encoded in one region of Shewanella algae:
- the tssA gene encoding type VI secretion system protein TssA — MDLNQYLDKVSRPISEANPIGERLSDDVLFDYVEGQMMKVGSLSHSEVQWHEVESAALKLLETKSKDLKLLTYLLQCLQHQCSLERFSCSLALLERFMASFWETCHPAPGPRGVLPRRKFFAQIVQRTLKAAEGLDTDFCDPDTKSVLLQSLKALCDTAAAKELPVDELQALEAKLKRRFSSEPANKPKPAQESSSGESRSSESRDMPRLEIDNSSDKATKQALLKVADFIAENPAGMALGLRLRRFAIWFSVTSAPENANAKGETSLMPISVDRVAEYRSQLAKSPDLALLRRIEQSLSLSPFWIDGHCLSAQLAQTLGQPAWAQAILEETAAFVERLPALLDMSFKGGVPFVSKETRSWLNGSEQQGSGSAEGNSYEQEIWELAASGGLSLAFAALNEKLHKATEPRDKFYLRLLGADLKDKHQLGAMAEVEYQVLLGQATDTSLADWEPGLMSRLQQKVNLS, encoded by the coding sequence ATGGATCTGAATCAATACCTGGATAAAGTCAGCCGCCCCATCAGTGAGGCCAATCCCATAGGAGAGCGCCTCAGCGATGATGTGCTGTTTGACTATGTGGAAGGCCAGATGATGAAGGTGGGGTCGCTTTCGCATTCCGAAGTGCAATGGCACGAGGTGGAGAGTGCGGCCTTAAAGTTGCTGGAAACCAAGAGCAAGGATTTAAAACTGCTCACCTATTTGCTGCAGTGCCTGCAGCATCAGTGCAGTTTGGAGCGTTTCTCCTGTTCGCTGGCACTGCTGGAGCGTTTTATGGCCTCCTTCTGGGAGACTTGCCATCCGGCGCCGGGCCCCAGAGGCGTGTTGCCCAGGCGCAAGTTTTTCGCCCAAATAGTGCAGCGAACCCTGAAAGCAGCCGAAGGGCTGGATACCGATTTTTGCGATCCCGACACCAAGTCGGTATTGCTGCAGTCTCTCAAGGCTCTATGTGATACCGCGGCCGCCAAAGAGTTGCCTGTGGATGAACTGCAGGCCCTGGAGGCCAAGCTCAAGCGCCGTTTCAGCAGTGAGCCTGCCAACAAGCCCAAACCCGCGCAGGAATCCAGCTCCGGTGAAAGCCGCAGCAGTGAAAGCAGGGATATGCCCAGGCTGGAGATAGACAACAGCAGTGACAAGGCTACCAAGCAAGCTCTGCTCAAGGTGGCAGACTTTATCGCCGAGAATCCGGCGGGCATGGCGCTTGGCCTCAGGCTTAGACGCTTTGCCATCTGGTTCAGTGTGACCTCGGCGCCGGAAAATGCCAATGCCAAGGGCGAAACCAGCCTGATGCCTATCTCTGTCGACAGAGTGGCCGAGTATCGCAGCCAGTTGGCCAAGAGTCCGGATCTGGCGCTGCTCAGGCGCATAGAGCAGAGCCTTAGCCTGAGTCCTTTCTGGATTGACGGTCACTGTCTCAGTGCCCAATTGGCACAGACCTTGGGGCAGCCGGCCTGGGCTCAGGCGATTCTGGAAGAGACGGCGGCCTTTGTTGAACGTCTGCCTGCGCTTTTGGATATGTCATTCAAAGGCGGCGTGCCTTTTGTTTCCAAAGAAACCCGCAGTTGGCTCAACGGCAGCGAGCAGCAGGGTTCAGGCTCGGCCGAAGGCAACAGTTACGAGCAGGAAATTTGGGAACTGGCCGCCAGTGGCGGGTTGTCGTTGGCATTTGCGGCGCTCAACGAAAAACTGCACAAGGCCACTGAGCCGAGGGACAAGTTCTATCTGCGGCTGCTGGGGGCCGATTTGAAAGACAAACACCAGTTAGGGGCTATGGCAGAGGTGGAGTACCAAGTGCTGCTTGGCCAGGCCACGGACACCAGTCTGGCGGATTGGGAGCCGGGTCTGATGTCTCGTTTACAACAAAAAGTCAATCTGAGTTAG
- the tssM gene encoding type VI secretion system membrane subunit TssM: MWSMIKSFLRKLLPELKSALPILLVAIFVLVNVAIWWAGPWLELDGEKPLASTTARIIASTIFSLSCFTIWGWVQWRRLLRIGALKVREQQLKEDPVKILVERQEQELNEVMVGMKESLNTRNYLYALPWFLVLGVENAGKTSLINRSGQKFVFSSVMRASGKKSENPFSFDWWIGDDAVLIDPDGELLTQKPSVTSPDGETERRLWLHFVEWLERTRSRRPLNGVVLALDMASLVSDPVAERKAYAHLLRARLRELMETLSTRLPVYITLTKLDLLLGFEPFFRHFTQAQRDEILGFTFSLNSVNDLDSWLNEFDQDWQDFIQRINAGLPRALLQCRDKEERSAIYSFSRQIAGAHKVLREFFVDALASDQFSTSALVRGVYMTSVYQQGVPTDAYVDGASRRYGLSESVNSAQRSENSTPYFTRSLFTRIIYPEAGLASDNFKVAKQKRRIMALSFVACSIASVLLIGSWHRYYLLNSAQADAVLSKVNEYNELIDNTNFDPLARNVIPPLNTIRAATLEFGFFRDKPRLISDLGLYQGHTIGPKVEETYLNLLSYRYLPILLRQVARDLADAPEGSDEKLAVLRVFRMLADKSGRRDSFVREYFADVWQKAYEGNRELQTQLMEHLDYALLHTDLQHARLESNPDAETVLKPFDTMVAQAQNELSLLPIEQRVYRYLKSSSVSQLGAPLDLRLTVGPANELVFDSQIAAQDPEIFKIPKILTKQGFERFFIPRSDSVAELALIDSWVLGQAHSTDFSDADKTALRNKIVAQYLADYNASWRRALNGFELKNFEDINQAVLVLDNVAMSNKPLSRLLETLGSNTQLFPDMPDDDQARQALLKSPQYRIASTIDGDFVELNQMLKSQDGKPAYLDEVMEAVVRLHAYLRGIQNSPDVGKAALKAAQERLKLNDADPVYALERISDGLPKPLDSMVSKLAKESWKVVLQSAIKHLEVRWYNEVYMEFQQNLASRYPFNPKATKQVSIADFERFFGPHGTLNTFYDQQMRMFLEENMDQLNQLAGSETGLIRKEVLQAIEQAKQIQTAFFNLKGNLDVQFTLEPLQMSPNKRRSVINVDGQYVEYTHGPRRAIELVWPNTLRETAESKLTLVPSEVNMSPRSLSYEGPWAFFRLLDSARITGSSSTSVDYQFNVDKGDISYRIHTADNSNPFTSNLLSNYQLPKTLY, translated from the coding sequence ATGTGGTCGATGATCAAATCCTTTTTGAGGAAACTGCTGCCGGAACTGAAGTCGGCGCTGCCCATTTTGCTGGTGGCTATCTTCGTTCTGGTCAATGTGGCGATTTGGTGGGCGGGCCCCTGGCTGGAGCTGGACGGTGAGAAACCGTTGGCATCGACAACGGCCCGAATTATAGCCAGCACCATCTTCTCCCTGTCCTGCTTTACTATTTGGGGCTGGGTGCAGTGGCGTCGTCTGCTGCGTATCGGCGCCTTGAAGGTCAGGGAGCAGCAGCTCAAGGAAGACCCGGTGAAGATCCTGGTGGAACGCCAGGAGCAGGAACTCAACGAGGTGATGGTGGGCATGAAAGAAAGCCTCAACACCCGTAACTACCTGTACGCCTTGCCTTGGTTCCTGGTGCTTGGGGTGGAAAACGCCGGTAAGACCAGCCTGATTAACCGCTCCGGGCAGAAGTTTGTTTTCTCTTCCGTTATGCGTGCTTCGGGCAAGAAGTCTGAAAACCCTTTCTCTTTTGACTGGTGGATAGGTGACGATGCCGTACTGATTGACCCGGACGGTGAGCTGTTGACCCAGAAGCCTTCGGTAACCAGCCCGGATGGCGAGACAGAGCGCCGCCTGTGGTTGCACTTTGTCGAGTGGCTGGAGCGCACCCGCAGTCGCCGCCCCCTGAACGGGGTGGTGTTGGCGCTGGATATGGCCAGCCTGGTCAGCGATCCTGTGGCCGAACGCAAGGCCTACGCCCACTTGTTGCGTGCCAGATTGCGCGAGCTGATGGAAACCCTGTCAACTCGTCTGCCCGTGTATATCACCCTGACCAAACTGGATCTGCTGCTGGGATTCGAGCCCTTCTTCCGCCATTTCACCCAGGCGCAGCGGGATGAGATCCTCGGTTTCACCTTCTCCCTGAATTCGGTCAACGATCTCGACAGCTGGCTCAATGAGTTTGATCAGGATTGGCAAGACTTTATTCAGCGCATCAATGCCGGCCTGCCAAGGGCGCTGCTGCAGTGCCGCGACAAGGAAGAACGCTCGGCCATCTACAGCTTCTCACGTCAGATTGCCGGTGCCCACAAGGTGCTGCGTGAGTTTTTCGTCGATGCGTTGGCAAGCGATCAGTTCTCGACCTCGGCACTGGTGCGCGGGGTTTATATGACCTCTGTTTACCAGCAAGGGGTGCCGACAGATGCCTATGTGGATGGCGCTTCCCGCCGTTATGGCCTGAGTGAGTCGGTCAACAGTGCCCAGCGCAGTGAAAACTCTACTCCCTATTTCACCCGTTCGCTTTTTACCCGCATCATATATCCGGAAGCGGGTCTGGCTTCGGACAACTTCAAGGTGGCCAAGCAAAAACGCCGCATCATGGCGCTGTCCTTTGTGGCCTGCTCCATCGCCTCTGTGCTCTTGATTGGCAGCTGGCACAGATACTACCTGCTCAACAGCGCTCAGGCCGATGCCGTGCTGAGTAAGGTGAATGAATACAACGAGCTTATCGATAACACCAACTTTGATCCGCTGGCCCGCAACGTGATCCCGCCACTGAACACCATTCGGGCGGCTACCCTGGAGTTTGGTTTCTTCCGTGACAAGCCGAGGTTAATCTCAGATCTCGGCCTCTACCAGGGGCACACCATAGGACCCAAGGTAGAAGAGACCTATCTGAACCTGCTGTCCTATCGTTATCTGCCGATACTGCTCCGGCAAGTGGCGCGGGATCTGGCCGATGCGCCAGAAGGCAGTGATGAAAAGCTGGCGGTATTGCGGGTATTCAGAATGCTGGCCGATAAGAGTGGCCGCCGCGACAGCTTTGTTCGCGAATACTTTGCCGATGTTTGGCAGAAGGCCTATGAAGGCAATCGTGAACTGCAGACCCAACTGATGGAGCATCTGGATTACGCCTTGTTGCACACAGACTTGCAGCATGCACGGCTGGAGTCCAATCCGGACGCCGAGACTGTGCTCAAGCCATTCGATACCATGGTGGCCCAGGCCCAGAATGAGCTGAGTCTGCTGCCGATAGAACAGCGGGTATACAGATACCTCAAGTCCTCTTCGGTATCTCAGTTGGGGGCACCGCTGGATCTGCGTTTGACCGTTGGCCCGGCCAATGAATTGGTGTTTGACTCCCAGATAGCTGCGCAGGATCCTGAGATCTTCAAGATCCCGAAAATACTCACCAAACAAGGTTTTGAGCGCTTCTTTATCCCGAGATCTGATTCAGTTGCCGAGCTGGCGTTGATTGACAGCTGGGTACTCGGCCAGGCTCACAGCACAGACTTCAGCGATGCCGACAAGACGGCGCTGCGCAACAAGATAGTGGCCCAATATCTGGCCGACTATAACGCCAGCTGGCGCCGGGCGCTGAATGGTTTTGAACTGAAGAATTTCGAAGACATCAACCAGGCGGTGTTGGTACTGGATAATGTGGCCATGAGCAACAAGCCGCTGTCGCGCCTGCTGGAAACGCTGGGCAGCAATACCCAGCTGTTCCCGGATATGCCGGATGATGATCAGGCCCGTCAGGCGCTGCTCAAGTCGCCTCAGTATCGTATCGCCTCGACTATAGACGGTGACTTTGTCGAATTGAACCAGATGCTCAAGTCCCAGGACGGTAAGCCGGCTTATCTGGATGAAGTGATGGAAGCCGTGGTGCGCTTGCACGCTTATCTGCGCGGGATCCAAAACTCCCCGGATGTGGGCAAGGCGGCACTGAAGGCGGCTCAGGAAAGGCTCAAGCTTAACGACGCCGACCCTGTTTACGCGCTGGAACGTATTTCCGATGGCCTGCCCAAGCCGCTGGACTCTATGGTGTCCAAGTTGGCCAAGGAGAGCTGGAAGGTTGTACTGCAGAGTGCTATCAAGCATCTTGAGGTGCGTTGGTACAACGAAGTGTATATGGAGTTCCAGCAGAATCTGGCATCCCGTTATCCCTTCAATCCCAAGGCCACTAAACAGGTGTCGATTGCCGATTTTGAACGTTTCTTCGGCCCGCACGGCACGTTGAATACCTTCTATGATCAGCAGATGCGGATGTTCCTGGAAGAAAACATGGATCAGCTCAACCAGTTGGCAGGCAGTGAAACCGGCCTGATCCGTAAAGAGGTCTTGCAGGCGATAGAGCAGGCAAAACAGATCCAGACCGCCTTCTTCAACCTCAAGGGCAACCTGGACGTACAGTTCACCCTGGAGCCACTGCAGATGAGCCCCAACAAGCGTCGTAGTGTCATCAACGTCGATGGCCAGTACGTGGAATACACCCATGGTCCACGTCGCGCCATCGAATTGGTATGGCCCAACACCTTGCGGGAAACGGCCGAGAGTAAGCTGACTTTGGTGCCAAGCGAAGTGAATATGTCACCGCGTTCCTTGAGCTACGAAGGCCCATGGGCATTCTTCAGGTTGCTCGACAGCGCCAGGATCACCGGCTCCAGCTCGACCAGTGTGGATTACCAGTTCAATGTGGATAAGGGCGATATCTCCTATCGGATCCACACGGCAGACAACAGTAATCCCTTTACCTCAAATCTGCTCAGCAACTATCAGTTGCCTAAAACACTCTACTGA
- a CDS encoding type VI secretion system ImpA family N-terminal domain-containing protein: MIQQTTVNAGWFRMTAAPAQLREDNRYQQMRSEINRRQSPFSGGTDWEKVYDLAATLAMTDGVDLLAASYFSVAAAKTRGIAGLASGLELLLTVLAHSKEMGTISPEKCAEILNWAIGKLLPELKDMQATEGNIREWYRCEYACQQLFELMQARQPKQMPNLDALGFQIFDKIDGVKQPAKRPAVATSAQQQANYKGLSWPLGLILLLLALTAGHFAEPLGLTIGQKFWPERFAPKPPEQVTQLPTETALPLWQKIDQLFGAAPLANDEPYVYPEQVDYLLELDKYFQRFAASRTRAANLSKELQQWQGLDANKLSALQRQSRDMAEYASSLSPVLARAYFIDELLKQQQNERAAQELTLLDRQLKSLLIKRTLLAQSLGLTQASGVTNDPAVQTAPDSDKAPMAAGSDRTNVQDAADVQDVVM; this comes from the coding sequence TTGATACAGCAAACAACAGTGAATGCCGGATGGTTCAGAATGACCGCAGCACCGGCTCAGCTTCGGGAAGATAACCGCTATCAGCAGATGCGTAGTGAGATCAACCGGCGCCAATCTCCCTTCAGTGGTGGGACGGATTGGGAAAAGGTCTATGATCTTGCTGCCACTCTGGCGATGACAGATGGGGTGGATCTACTGGCGGCCAGCTACTTTTCGGTAGCTGCGGCCAAGACCCGCGGCATTGCCGGTTTGGCATCCGGGCTGGAGTTACTGTTAACCGTGTTGGCGCACTCGAAAGAGATGGGCACTATCAGCCCGGAAAAGTGCGCCGAAATACTGAACTGGGCCATAGGCAAGTTATTGCCGGAGCTCAAGGATATGCAAGCTACTGAAGGCAATATCCGTGAGTGGTATCGGTGTGAATATGCCTGTCAGCAGCTGTTTGAGCTGATGCAGGCGCGTCAACCCAAGCAGATGCCAAACCTGGATGCGCTCGGCTTTCAAATCTTCGACAAGATTGATGGCGTTAAACAACCGGCCAAGCGACCCGCTGTTGCCACAAGTGCTCAGCAGCAGGCTAATTACAAGGGGCTGAGTTGGCCGCTGGGACTAATCCTCTTGCTGCTGGCATTGACGGCGGGACACTTTGCCGAACCTTTGGGGCTGACCATAGGGCAGAAGTTCTGGCCTGAGCGATTTGCGCCCAAGCCACCCGAGCAGGTGACCCAGTTGCCGACTGAAACGGCATTGCCGCTGTGGCAGAAGATAGATCAGCTATTTGGCGCTGCACCTTTGGCCAACGATGAGCCATATGTTTATCCCGAGCAGGTAGATTATCTGTTGGAGCTGGACAAGTATTTCCAGCGTTTTGCCGCCAGTCGCACCCGAGCGGCCAACTTAAGCAAAGAGTTACAGCAATGGCAGGGGCTTGATGCCAACAAACTCAGTGCGCTGCAGCGTCAGTCACGGGATATGGCCGAGTATGCCAGCAGCCTGTCCCCCGTGTTGGCCAGAGCCTACTTCATCGATGAGCTGCTCAAGCAACAGCAAAATGAGCGGGCAGCTCAGGAGCTGACACTGCTGGACAGGCAACTGAAATCCCTGCTGATCAAGCGCACTTTGTTGGCCCAGAGTTTGGGGCTCACTCAGGCTTCTGGCGTTACAAATGACCCGGCAGTCCAAACCGCTCCTGACTCGGATAAGGCGCCAATGGCGGCGGGTTCAGATAGAACTAATGTCCAAGATGCGGCCGATGTTCAAGATGTTGTTATGTAA
- a CDS encoding Hcp family type VI secretion system effector, producing the protein MPTPCYISIEGQTQGNITAGAFTAESVGDIFVEGHEDEMLVQEFNHVVTVPTDPQSGMPSGQRVHKPFKFTVALNKAVPLMYNSLSSGEKLNKVELKWYRTSIEGKQEHFFTTKLEGATIVDINCHMPHCQDPNKADFTQLVEVSMAYRKIDWDHVSAGTSGADDWRKPIEA; encoded by the coding sequence ATGCCAACACCATGTTATATCTCCATCGAAGGTCAAACCCAGGGCAACATCACCGCAGGCGCGTTTACGGCCGAGTCAGTGGGCGACATCTTTGTGGAAGGTCATGAAGACGAGATGCTGGTTCAGGAATTCAACCATGTGGTGACAGTGCCGACCGACCCACAGTCAGGTATGCCTTCGGGTCAGCGGGTGCACAAGCCGTTCAAGTTCACCGTGGCGCTGAACAAGGCGGTGCCTTTGATGTACAACTCGCTGTCATCCGGTGAGAAGCTGAACAAGGTTGAGCTGAAGTGGTACCGCACCTCTATTGAGGGCAAGCAGGAACACTTCTTCACCACCAAGCTTGAAGGTGCGACGATAGTGGACATCAACTGCCACATGCCACACTGCCAGGACCCGAACAAGGCAGATTTCACTCAATTGGTTGAGGTGTCAATGGCCTATCGCAAGATAGACTGGGACCACGTGAGTGCCGGTACTTCAGGAGCGGATGACTGGCGCAAGCCCATCGAAGCCTGA